Proteins from one Mesorhizobium shangrilense genomic window:
- a CDS encoding polyprenyl synthetase family protein: protein MTKDDQMAFETILVEHAAAIEAQLRQILDGRALAGEIARPERLMAAMRHGVLNGGKRLRPFLVMESAALFSADGEAAWRVATALECMHCYSLIHDDLPAMDDDDLRRGQPTVHKAFDEATAILAGDALLTLAFDILADEATVLPPDRKVALMLALSRAAGVGGMVGGQMLDLEAERNRPDEAGIIRLQAMKTGALIRFACEAGAIVAGAPAQDRERLAEFGSAIGLAFQLADDLLDLTANASQMGKATGKDAAAGKATLVALHGATWARSQLQGLVDQAHALLEPYGERAALLKEAAKFVAVRSN from the coding sequence GCGTTCGAAACGATCCTTGTCGAGCACGCGGCCGCGATCGAGGCGCAACTGCGCCAAATCCTCGATGGACGCGCGCTTGCCGGCGAAATCGCGCGGCCGGAACGTTTGATGGCGGCGATGCGCCACGGTGTGCTGAATGGCGGCAAGCGCCTGCGCCCCTTCCTTGTCATGGAGAGCGCCGCGTTGTTTTCCGCCGATGGCGAGGCAGCTTGGCGCGTGGCGACAGCCCTTGAATGCATGCATTGCTATTCGCTGATCCATGACGATCTGCCGGCCATGGACGACGACGACCTGCGCCGTGGCCAGCCGACCGTGCACAAGGCCTTCGACGAGGCGACGGCCATTCTTGCCGGCGATGCCCTGCTGACACTGGCCTTCGACATCCTCGCCGACGAAGCGACCGTGCTGCCGCCGGATCGAAAGGTGGCGTTGATGCTGGCGCTTTCCCGCGCCGCCGGCGTCGGCGGCATGGTCGGCGGCCAGATGCTCGACCTCGAAGCCGAACGAAACCGGCCTGATGAGGCCGGCATCATCCGCCTTCAGGCAATGAAGACAGGCGCGTTGATCCGCTTTGCCTGCGAAGCGGGTGCGATTGTCGCCGGCGCCCCGGCGCAAGACCGCGAGCGGCTGGCCGAGTTCGGCTCGGCGATCGGGCTTGCCTTCCAGCTTGCCGACGACCTGCTCGACCTGACGGCCAATGCGAGCCAGATGGGCAAGGCGACCGGCAAGGATGCGGCGGCCGGCAAGGCGACGCTGGTGGCGCTGCATGGCGCGACCTGGGCGCGAAGCCAGCTCCAGGGCCTCGTCGATCAGGCCCATGCCTTGCTCGAGCCCTATGGCGAACGCGCGGCACTTCTGAAGGAAGCCGCCAAATTCGTGGCAGTCCGCAGCAACTAA